From a region of the Leishmania braziliensis MHOM/BR/75/M2904 complete genome, chromosome 2 genome:
- a CDS encoding putative serine peptidase, Clan S-, family S54, producing the protein MRIDPICTAIRFAPVLVLLNVHCSGGRWPTDADCAERVMRYGFSVDLFSEQPARVFTHLFVHISSTHLLSNVFSFAATLVEFGNMTDPAAPSAAARLSDTSHDGEGRGATSGAAASFATQRMALEMCAIWGEQSRLQACARSAGAFLVWAVGGAVGGLGCQMLYNSFALALRRERAARAAAAAAAVANTKHSAAPGSAGERILDSIGRGVKTLWQRAEVYSSNFAVSAQEVVNNEMLMCGASAGICALSGFSAVCYGRPITAFCLAVPEALLLTADIIHLYVAQLAPERGAPNSVAEAARRALQSVWRVRMPGQTVGHAAHVGGFVVGVGMGYCWLWLQRKWRRWRLHRMDSRRCAAQLLLRPVLHTCVHRRSGL; encoded by the coding sequence ATGCGTATCGATCCAATCTGCACCGCCATACGCTTCGCCCCggtcctcgtcctcctcaaTGTCCACTGCTCTGGCGGGCGCTGGCCAACGGATGCAGACTGTGCCGAGCGCGTGATGCGTTACGGCTTCAGCGTCGACCTCTTTTCCGAACAACCTGCCAGGGTCTTCACGCACCTGTTCGTGCACATTTCATCCACACACCTTCTCAGCAACGTCTTTTCCTTCGCCGCGACTCTTGTCGAGTTCGGCAACATGACAGACCCCGCGGCACCTTCCGCGGCAGCTCGTCTCTCAGACACTTCGCACGATGGCGAGGGACGGGGTGCAAccagcggtgcggcggcgagcTTTGCCACACAGAGGATGGCGTTGGAGATGTGCGCCATATGGGGTGAGCAGAGCCGCCTTCAGGCGTGTGCTCGCTCGGCCGGCGCGTTTCTTGTGTGGGCCGTCGGCGGTGCCGTCGGTGGACTGGGCTGTCAGATGCTCTACAACAGCTTTGCGCTGGCACTGCGCCGAgagcgtgctgcgcgagccgccgctgctgctgctgctgttgccaaCACGAAGCACAGTGCTGCACCTGGTAGTGCTGGCGAACGCATCCTGGACTCCATTGGACGAGGCGTCAAGACGCTCTGGCAGCGCGCGGAGGTGTACAGCAGCAACTTCGCCGTGTCAGCGCAGGAGGTAGTGAACAATGAGATGCTCATGTGTGGGGCCAGTGCGGGAATCTGTGCTCTCTCTGGGTTCAGCGCCGTCTGCTACGGCCGCCCCATCACCGCGTTCTGCCTCGCTGTGCCGGAGGCTCTTCTGCTTACTGCCGACATCATTCACCTCTATGTCGCGCAGCTGGCACCGGAGCGCGGCGCCCCGAACTcagtggcggaggcggcgcggcgtgcgctGCAGTCTGTGTGGCGCGTACGGATGCCTGGCCAGACCGTCGGCCACGCCGCGCACGTGGGCGGCTTTGTGGTAGGCGTGGGTATGGGCTACTGTTGGCTGTGGTTGCAGAGGaagtggcggcggtggcgcctaCATCGCATGGACagtcgtcgctgcgccgcccaGTTGCTGCTGAGGCCAGTCCTACACACATGCGTGCATCGACGCTCTGGGCTCTAA
- a CDS encoding putative protein kinase, which produces MGERFEWMAFGDNVSGSQARGGKTNLISAEEDVPIFLREDAGTGRTGTSHGTAAPGSADLDARDGTPAFLLGYPAAGESPSLSGGFTSAGSPMWDGAPQQRQFASPAALGHSGGAGEVPATSSAALYADQPSAAVLQFTGDSGRVWGGLHRVRILGKGNYGCATLYSMKDDFSGGVSPTHAVVVKDINMQTMLNPSEEILAVRNELKVLRTVLGHPNLVQYVDAMFDARPPNCPVSFIMMEYCAGGDLAAVMAGCSGGSVASDEALSSPVSTPLCATTAATAAGLGHLTEPHVTSLFIQVAVALQSLHTEYGILHRDVKPHNIFLLEDGMTVRLGDFGISTQLDRVGDRAKEACGSPYYMAPELLEERAYGAAADVWSLGVVFYQLMARQLPFTATSAAELRSLVCRGRCTPLHELHNEATSCYSQQFRELVSSLLTVDAAARPTLRRVLRHKHVRECLKYVPVSVLTAKKPQPPARVSCSSAMPSSLPRPLSADGLYAGVFGADAVERAVSHAVHAGVHPIVNRVHSL; this is translated from the coding sequence ATGGGGGAGCGGTTCGAGTGGATGGCGTTTGGGGACAACGTCTCCGGCTCACAAGCGAGGGGCGGGAAGACGAacctcatcagcgccgagGAGGATGTCCCTATCTTCCTGCGAGAGGATGCCGGAACGGGCAGGACGGGCACCTCGCATGGAACGGCGGCGCCAGGGAGCGCAGATCTCGACGCAAGGGACGGGACGCCGGCGTTTCTTCTAGGCTACCCAGCAGCTGGTGAGTCGCCCAGCTTGAGTGGCGGCTTCACATCCGCGGGTTCGCCGATGTGGGATGGCGCTCCTCAGCAAAGGCAATTTgcatcgcctgcagcgctgggcCACtctggaggcgctggcgaagTGCCCGCAACGTCGTCAGCGGCGCTTTACGCGGACCAGCCCTCCGCTGCTGTTCTGCAGTTCACAGGCGACAGTGGACGCGTCTGGGGTGGGCTGCATCGTGTTCGCATCCTTGGCAAGGGCAACTACGGCTGCGCCACCCTCTACTCAATGAAGGACGATTTCTCCGGCGGCGTTTCCCCAACCCACGCCGTTGTGGTGAAGGACATCAACATGCAGACGATGCTGAACCCATCGGAGGAGATCCTGGCCGTGCGGAACGAGCTGAAGGTCCTCCGCACCGTGCTGGGGCACCCGAACCTGGTGCAGTACGTGGACGCCATGTTTGACGCGCGGCCGCCCAACTGCCCGGTGTCGTTCATCATGATGGAGTACTGCGCTGGGGGCGAcctggcggcggtgatggctGGCTGTAGCGGGGGCAGTGTCGCCTCTGATGAGGCACTGTCCTCGCCCGTATCCACTCCGCTGTGCGCCACGACCGCAGCCACGGCGGCCGGGCTTGGCCATCTGACAGAGCCGCACGTCACGTCGCTTTTTATCCAGGTTGCCGTGGCGCTCCAGTCGCTCCACACCGAGTACGGCATCCTGCACCGTGACGTGAAGCCGCACAACATCTTCTTGCTCGAGGATGGCATGACGGTCCGCCTCGGCGACTTCGGCATCTCCACCCAGCTCGACCGCGTCGGCGATAGGGCGAAGGAGGCGTGCGGGTCGCCCTACTACATGGCGCcggagctgctcgaggagCGGGCCTACGGTGCGGCCGCCGATGTGTGGTCGCTCGGCGTTGTTTTCTACCAACTCATGGCGCGCCAGCTGCCTTTCACTGCCACCTCAGCGGCGGAGCTTCGCTCGCTTGTGTGTCGCGGGCGCTGCACACCCCTCCACGAGCTCCATAACGAGGCCACGTCTTGCTACTCGCAACAGTTCAGAGAGCTAGTGAGctcgctgctgacggtggatgcggcggcgcggccgaCGCTGCGCCGTGTGCTGCGTCACAAGCACGTGCGTGAGTGTCTCAAGTACGTCCCTGTGAGTGTCTTGACGGCGAagaagccgcagccgccCGCACGGGTGTCCTGTTCAAGTGCAATGCCGTCATCCTTGCCACGGCCGTTGAGCGCGGACGGGCTGTACGCTGGCGTGTTCGGTGCTGATGCAGTAGAGCGGGCGGTGTCGCACGCCGTCCACGCTGGTGTGCATCCAATAGTGAACCGCGTTCATTCCTTATAA